A genomic region of Clarias gariepinus isolate MV-2021 ecotype Netherlands chromosome 23, CGAR_prim_01v2, whole genome shotgun sequence contains the following coding sequences:
- the LOC128511719 gene encoding adhesion G protein-coupled receptor F5: MISSCLLTFILLMKMCVVETQGFFKLSADTAEVSSKDGQLSHLRPKRQSSPYALEYLVVVEINVSEVILIQQLKSFSNLQLDNSTLIYSVNLTTVCQVNNTGYQCMCQDQYFWPCDKCMKYGQCDGSTASSCSCINGFPNDGQFCPALNDISNGSACPSSAPPKGIQISMSLTLNETFDVALTNQISGKYNIYKTTFESAIDQSYRGMAGYIPGSVRVLRFRPGSVIVDFTINTTSNQLDFKSANRALSQILTSNGFNVETNSFALSDEYNLAQNWGTLYPLQDVQLNCGLSTGVMGTIQWRVNGLDPALNPAKYIILNNNRTLIVIHASAVDSGTYKCLTENNSLTFIQWQNIVIQPFPNIQVDPNKVFKCDNLSILLQCCAYSSYTIEWTKGSGSPLTSTGTVSGCIVHNYTVLKQDCQAGDQQIIFTCQLSEKSLSVFNYSSKSIAINITQKAFDCSDSTFGSGNVNQTTFAQCNGDEIGIQWAVCNKTGQWSIRFKNCTLRVIQNLEDNIEYLTAGAVPQFTANLSSIAVQNAETITTVPVNLLKVVDLLSTLAAISKSQSFTVDKVTMTDFLKTVDVITSENAQATWMSFHNDSANMNASSVLLQSIESIGSSLSRDNFSITTPNIQLVRNLNNLIFEMFNTSSTTQIDLPGTGTPFPVTVIIFSALSSVLPVRSAPNIDSSQTQSSINGDIVVIDGQSTISNVSLFLEVKNKTLGNPHCVFWNFDLLNGMGAWDSTGCELKPSDSSKKLTCRCNHTTSFSILMSPFVPDDKTLAYITYIGVGISMGSLVLCLLIESLIWKSVTKNDTSFMRHVSITNIALSLLIADICFIIGAAFGKTGQLTPVGPCSTATFFMHFFYLALFFWLLLSALLLLYRTFIVFSRLSRAMMIAIAFTVGYGGPLIIVVVTVAVTAGNNGYIQKENVCWLNWYQTKAMLAFVIPVLVIVAINLLVLIVIVYMILKSGFRTAGQRDEKHAIVIIARCVGILTPLFGLTWGFGIGTMVSSAFGIHVVFAVLNSLQGFFILVFGTLLDKKIFGMLLRRWTQRNIGSNVTGSAFGGPPSSKPEGFYHNFPRRYGYNISTAACCSNPPSSNTETFRFTRK; this comes from the exons ATGATATCAAGTTGCCTTCTGACTTTCATCTTgctaatgaaaatgtgtgttgtGGAAACACAAGGATTCTTCAAATTATCAGCCGACACTGCTGAG gTCAGTTCTAAAGATGGGCAACTCAGTCACTTGAGACCAAAACGACAAT CTAGTCCATATGCTCTAGAATACCTCGTGGTGGTGGAGATAAATGTTTCTGAGGTGATTTTGATACAGCAACTCAAATCATTCTCCAATCTTCAGCTAGACAACTCCACGCTAATCTATTCTGTGAATCTAACAACTG tCTGCCAAGTAAATAATACTGGATACCAGTGCATGTGTCAAGATCAGTATTTTTGGCCATGTGACAAGTGCATGAAATATGGGCAATGTGATGGCTCCACCGCATCCTCATGTTCCTGCATTAATGGTTTTCCAAATGATGGACAGTTCTGTCCGGCACTGAATGACATATCAA ATGGAAGCGCATGTCCAAGTTCAGCACCACCTAAAG ggATCCAAATAAGTATGTCATTGACGTTAAATGAAACGTTTGACGTTGCACTTACCAACCAAATAAGTGGGAAATACAACATATATAAGACCACATTTGAGAGTGCA ATTGATCAGAGTTACCGAGGCATGGCAGGCTACATACCTGGCTCTGTGAGAGTTTTAAGGTTCAG gcCTGGCAGCGTAATTGTAGACTTTACAATTAACACAACCTCAAACCAACTCGATTTTAAATCTGCAAACAGAGCGCTGTCTCAAATACTTACCAGCAATGGATTTAATGTTGAAACAAATTCTTTTGCTTTAAGTG ATGAGTATAATCTAGCCCAAAACTGGGGCACATTATATCCTCTGCAAGATGTGCAGTTAAACTGTGGTCTTTCAACTGGTGTAATGGGAACCATTCAATGGCGTGTGAATGGACTTGATCCTGCTCTAAATCCTGCTAAATACATCATCCTTAATAACAACCGGACTCTGATAGTAATACATGCCTCTGCAGTCGACAGTG GTACATATAAATGCCTAACTGAAAACAACTCACTTACATTTATCCAGTGGCAAAACATAGTGATTCAGCCTTTTCCCAACATACAAGTGGATCCTAATAAAGTCTTCAAATGTGACAATTTGTCCATACTACTACAGTGCTGTGCTTACAGCAGCTATACAATAGAGTGGACCAAGGGCTCCGGGTCTCCACTGACATCTACAG GTACAGTGTCCGGCTGCATCGTGCATAATTACACTGTCCTGAAACAGGATTGTCAGGCTGGTGACCaacaaatcattttcacatgtcAGCTTTCGGAAAAAAGCCTGAGTGTGTTTAATTACAGCTCCAAAAGCATAGCGATAAACATAACCCAAAAAG CATTCGACTGCTCTGACAGTACCTTCGGCTCTGGGAATGTAAATCAGACAACATTTGCACAATGTAATGGAGATGAGATTGGCATTCAGTGGGCAGTATGTAATAAAACAGGACAGTGGAGCATAAGGTTTAAAAACTGCACCCTTCGTGTCATCCAGAACCTGGAAGATAACATTgaa TATTTAACTGCAGGAGCAGTGCCACAGTTTACTGCTAATCTCAGTTCCATTGCAGTACAGAACGCTGAGACTATAACTACGGTCCCTGTGAATCTCTTGAAAGTTGTTGATTTGCTCAGCACACTTGCTGCTATTTCGAAATCACAATCATTTACTGTAGACAAGGTCACGATGACG gatttccTCAAAACTGTAGACGTTATTACTTCTGAGAACGCCCAAGCAACATGGATGAGTTTTCACAATGACAGTGCAAACATGAATGCAAGCTCTGTGCTTCTTCAATCAATCGAAAGTATTGGAAGCAGTTTGTCGAGGGATAATTTTTCCATAACAACACCAAATATCCAGCTAGTGAGGAATCTAAACAACTTAATCTTTGAAATGTTTAACACAAGTTCCACAACACAAATAGACCTTCCGGGGACTGGCACACCGTTCCCAGTCACTGTTATTATTTTCTCAGCACTAAGCAGTGTGTTACCTGTTCGAAGTGCACCCAACATTGACAGCAGTCAAACTCAATCCAGCATCAATGGGGATATAGTAGTAATTGATGGACAGTCAACAATAAGcaatgtctctctttttttggagGTTAAAAATAAGACATTAGGAAATCCACACTGTGTCTTTTGGAACTTTGACCTTTTAAATGGAATGGGTGCATGGGACTCTACTGGATGTGAACTGAAGCCAAGTGATTCAAGTAAAAAGTTAACATGCCGGTGCAACCACACAACCTCCTTTTCCATCCTCATGTCCCCATTTGTCCCAGATGACAAAACACTGGCATATATAACGTACATTGGTGTAGGCATTTCGATGGGCAGCTTGGTTTTGTGCCTCCTTATTGAAAGCCTTATCTGGAAATCAGTGACAAAAAATGATACATCGTTCATGCGCCACGTCTCCATCACCAACATCGCTCTGTCCCTTCTGATTGCggatatatgttttataattggAGCAGCATTTGGAAAAACAGGGCAGCTGACACCAGTGGGTCCCTGCAGTACAGCGACGTTCTTTATGCACTTCTTTTACCTTGCACTCTTCTTCTGGTTGCTTCTGTCGGCCCTTTTGCTTCTCTACCGCACCTTTATAGTCTTCTCCAGATTGTCCAGGGCCATGATGATAGCCATAGCCTTCACAGTTGGCTACGGAGGCCCATTAATTATAGTTGTTGTTACTGTGGCAGTGACAGCAGGGAACAATGGATACattcaaaaagaaaatgtttgctGGCTCAACTGGTATCAAACTAAAGCTATGTTGGCATTTGTGATTCCAGTCCTGGTCATAGTGGCTATAAATCTCCTGGTGCTGATTGTGATTGTATATATGATACTGAAGAGTGGATTTAGAACAGCTGGTCAGCGAGATGAGAAGCATGCCATAGTAATCATTGCCAGGTGTGTGGGCATTTTAACACCACTCTTTGGTCTAACTTGGGGATTTGGAATTGGAACCATGGTGTCATCAGCATTTGGTATTCATGTGGTGTTTGCCGTCCTTAATTCACTACAG GGtttctttattttagtttttggaACGCTACTGGACAAAAAG aTTTTCGGCATGCTCCTAAGGAGATGGACGCAGCGAAACATTGGCTCTAACGTCACTGGG agCGCCTTTGGAGGACCACCATCTTCTAAGCCGGAGGGTTTCTATCACAATTTCCCAAGGAGAT ATGGTTACAACATATCCACGGCAGCCTGCTGTTCAAATCCACCATCAAGCAACACAGAAACGTTTCGGTTCACGCGCAAGTGA